CGCGGGCTCCAGCGCCGGGATGATGCCTTCGAGCCGCGACAGCAGTTGAAATGCCGCCAGCGCCTCGTCATCGGTCGCCGACAGATAGGTCACCCGGCCGGTCTCATGCAGCCAGGAATGCTCCGGCCCGATGCCGGGATAATCCAGCCCCGCCGAGATCGAATGCGCGTCCTGGATCTGGCCGTCGTCGTCCATCAGCAAATAGGTGCGGTTGCCATGCAGCACGCCGGGCCGGCCGCCGGCGATCGACGCCGCATGCAACTGCGTCAGCCCGTGGCCGGCCGCCTCGACGCCGAAGATCTCGACGCCGGGATCGTCGAGGAACGGATGGAACAGCCCCATGGCGTTGGAACCGCCGCCGATGCAGGCGATCAGCGAATCCGGCAGGCGGCCCTCGGCCTCCTGCATCTGCACGCGGGTCTCGTCACCGATCACCGACTGGAAGTCGCGCACCATCATCGGATAGGGATGCGGACCGGCAACGGTGCCGATGCAGTAGAAGGTGTTGTGCACGTTGGTGACCCAGTCGCGCAGCGCATCGTTCATCGCGTCCTTCAGCGTGCGCGAGCCCGATTGCACAGGGACCACCCTGGCGCCCAGCATTTCCATGCGGATGACGTTGGGCTGCTGCCGCTCGACGTCGACCGCGCCCATATAGA
The genomic region above belongs to Bradyrhizobium sediminis and contains:
- the trpB gene encoding tryptophan synthase subunit beta encodes the protein MNPALPNSFRSGPDERGHFGIFGGRFVAETLMPLILDLEKAYADAKADPAFQAEMNGYLKHYVGRPSPLYLAERLTEHLGGAKIYLKREELNHTGSHKVNNVLGQIMVARRMGKKRIIAETGAGQHGVATATLCARFGLECVVYMGAVDVERQQPNVIRMEMLGARVVPVQSGSRTLKDAMNDALRDWVTNVHNTFYCIGTVAGPHPYPMMVRDFQSVIGDETRVQMQEAEGRLPDSLIACIGGGSNAMGLFHPFLDDPGVEIFGVEAAGHGLTQLHAASIAGGRPGVLHGNRTYLLMDDDGQIQDAHSISAGLDYPGIGPEHSWLHETGRVTYLSATDDEALAAFQLLSRLEGIIPALEPAHAIAKVMELAPKRPRDHLMVVNLSGRGDKDIPQVADILRGKKK